In Haematobia irritans isolate KBUSLIRL chromosome 1, ASM5000362v1, whole genome shotgun sequence, a genomic segment contains:
- the LOC142230401 gene encoding uncharacterized protein LOC142230401 encodes MQRFIKNSRTSSADRPANKLLSPIELTSALHLIVKTIQSADFKDDINKLKTTKELSRSSPIISLSPFLDKSDILRVGGRLDASNLSYEMKHQIILPYNDPIVKLILVMLHNENHHCGPQTLLNTTRERGFWIIKGKTMAIAFVVRRPNQKCINR; translated from the coding sequence ATGCAGCGATTTATCAAAAACAGCAGGACATCGTCTGCCGACCGACCAGCAAACAAGCTACTAAGCCCAATAGAATTAACTTCAGCTTTGCATCTAATAGTCAAAACCATACAATCAGCTGACTTCAAAGATGACATTAACAAGTTAAAGACAACCAAAGAACTCAGCAGATCCAGCCCAATTATCAGTCTATCCCCCTTCCTTGACAAATCAGATATTCTTCGAGTTGGCGGAAGACTAGATGCGTCAAATCTCTCATACGAAATGAAACATCAAATAATATTGCCTTATAATGACCCCATCGTCAAACTAATCCTCGTGATGCTGCACAATGAAAACCATCACTGCGGTCCACAAACGTTGCTAAATACTACAAGAGAAAGGGGATTCTGGATTATAAAGGGCAAAACAATGGCAATTGCATTCGTTGTACGAAGGCCAAACCAAAAATGTATCAACAGATAA
- the LOC142230391 gene encoding uncharacterized protein LOC142230391, with the protein MLADPSFQNSAKIDVLLGAEFYFHLLLSGTLHLADNLPVLRNTKLGWIASGRLADDSTTEATCAVFSEDDTATNELLEKFWKIEEVPAESNLTVAEQACETHFIQTTTRDLHGRFVVRLPLSEDAATLGESETSAYSRFLALERRFKRDNSLEKQYKDFMQSYEVLGHMTQSDPKTLPGPRYYIPHHCVLRPESSTTKLRVVFDASAKTSTNRSLNDILLTGPTVQGHIFGMLLRFRLPRFVFTTDIEKMYRQILVDERDRNLQLILWRDNPGEPVRHFQLNTVTYGTSSAPYLVARCLQRLATIRMDKYPLGATILKQDFYVDDGMNGSDSLVTTKEMQSQLTSLLKEAGFKLRKWCANHRQLLQDIPQDDQEVNLYFENASIEALGLIWSPASDQFCLRANLQPVSAITKRSVISDVARIYDPLGIAGPVVVAAKIFIQQLWEDQISWDDELPEDPTTKWHAFRNALNTLDNTRIPRHVFDGQTAQHIQMHVFVDASEKAYGAAIYIRSKLPNKTIIARLLCAKSRVAPLQKVSLPRLELCAALLGAELANKTKNELRYEDKQLFFWSDSEIVLHWINSASSSLKTFVANRISKIQDLTINSPWRHVDSKNNPADLISRGLKPEQLPECNMWFYGPLFLHGNEDSWPKEFAKELHPTSELEFKRKPVIVTTAAQMD; encoded by the coding sequence ATGCTCGCAGACCCATCGTTCCAAAATTCGGCAAAAATTGATGTGCTACTTGGCGCAGAATTTTACTTTCATCTTCTGCTATCAGGAACATTACACTTAGCAGACAATTTACCCGTCCTGAGGAACACAAAACTTGGGTGGATCGCCAGTGGACGATTAGCCGACGACAGCACAACCGAAGCAACATGTGCAGTTTTTAGTGAAGACGATACAGCAACAAACGAACTACTtgaaaaattctggaaaatcgaGGAAGTTCCTGCAGAAAGCAATCTCACAGTTGCAGAACAGGCGTGTGAAACTCACTTCATTCAAACCACAACCAGAGATCTCCATGGAAGATTTGTTGTTCGTCTACCCCTGTCTGAGGATGCCGCAACACTTGGTGAATCAGAAACATCCGCATATTCCAGGTTCCTTGCCTTGGAACGACGATTCAAACGCGATAACAGTCTTGAAAAACAATACAAGGACTTCATGCAGTCATACGAAGTTCTTGGTCACATGACTCAAAGCGATCCCAAAACCCTGCCAGGCCCTCGATACTACATTCCGCATCACTGTGTTTTGCGTCCGGAAAGCAGCACAACTAAACTTCGAGTCGTATTTGATGCTTCAGCAAAAACGTCAACAAATCGGTCACTAAACGACATTTTACTGACTGGTCCAACAGTGCAAGGGCACATATTTGGAATGCTTCTACGTTTCCGGCTACCCAGATTTGTCTTCACCAccgatattgaaaaaatgtatcgcCAGATTCTCGTGGACGAACGAGACAGGAACCTTCAACTCATTTTATGGAGGGATAATCCAGGGGAGCCTGTACGACATTTTCAACTAAACACCGTCACTTATGGAACATCATCAGCTCCCTATCTGGTGGCAAGGTGTCTACAAAGGCTAGCGACTATCCGGATGGACAAATATCCGCTTGGCGCAACGATCCTGAAGCAGGACTTTTACGTCGATGACGGGATGAACGGTTCAGATAGTTTAGTAACAACTAAGGAAATGCAATCTCAACTCACCTCCTTACTTAAGGAAGCCGGCTTCAAGTTGCGGAAGTGGTGTGCAAACCATCGCCAACTCCTTCAAGACATACCGCAAGATGATCAAGAAGTCAACCTTTATTTTGAAAACGCGTCAATCGAGGCATTGGGGCTAATATGGAGCCCAGCATCGGATCAATTCTGCCTTAGGGCAAATCTTCAGCCAGTCTCAGCGATAACAAAGCGATCTGTCATATCAGATGTAGCACGAATCTACGATCCATTGGGTATAGCAGGCCCTGTCGTAGTGGCAGCCAAGATATTCATTCAACAACTTTGGGAGGATCAGATATCTTGGGATGATGAACTCCCCGAAGATCCAACAACAAAATGGCACGCCTTTCGTAATGCACTGAATACGTTAGACAACACCCGCATCCCACGCCACGTTTTCGACGGTCAAACTGCGCAGCACATTCAAATGCATGTCTTTGTGGACGCATCAGAAAAGGCTTATGGAGCCGCAATTTACATTCGATCTAAACTCCCAAATAAAACGATAATCGCCCGGCTGTTGTGCGCCAAATCCAGAGTTGCGCCTCTCCAAAAGGTATCGCTGCCAAGGCTAGAACTTTGCGCAGCACTTCTAGGAGCAGAACTggccaacaaaacaaaaaatgaactaaGATACGAAGACAAACAGCTCTTCTTCTGGTCTGATTCCGAAATTGTCTTGCATTGGATAAATTCGGCATCGTCATCACTCAAAACTTTTGTGGCTAACCGAATCAGCAAAATACAAGACCTCACCATCAACAGTCCATGGAGACACGTCGACTCCAAAAACAATCCCGCAGACTTAATCTCCAGAGGTTTAAAACCAGAACAATTACCGGAGTGCAACATGTGGTTCTATGGACCCCTTTTTTTACATGGAAATGAAGACAGTTGGCCTAAGGAATTCGCGAAGGAATTGCATCCAACAAGTGAATTAGAATTCAAACGAAAGCCTGTTATTGTCACTACAGCCGCGCAAATGGATTAG